AAAGTTGCCTTGTCAAAACACTAGCTTAGGAAATGTTCCTTGTTACAGCGCTACATAGATCACTTCAAAACTCTTCCTTTTTCTAAGCCTCTGTTTCGCTTGAATTAATTTCCAACAGCAGTGTGCCCGTCATGCACCAGGAACGTTGTACCAGTCCTTTTTCTGGAATGGGCGGTCAGTAGAGGCCCCAACAAAAtacccacacacacaaaaggaaAACGTGATGGAATTCACTCAGACCGCTGCTCGACAACGACACCCGGACAGACAAGATCCGTCTTGGAAGGGTACACAACACGTAGGTTTCCATCCTTGTCCACCACTTTGACCTTCTCTACTTGAAGCCTGTGTGTGGTGGCGCCACCATCGCCAGTGCTTCCTGCCTCCGAGAGTGCCTCCTCGTTGCCTAGACCAAGTTGGAGGCTCTCGGCTAACAGGGCATCCATAACCTTCTTGCAGAATGGAAGGTTGTTTCCAGTCACTTCCGCAAACACATTGCGCGTCTCCTCTGAGATCTGGTTTGGAGATAACATCAGACAAGGCAGGTACAACGGTCACTAATCAACAGCCAACAGCAAAATGTGATTTTGGCTAAGCTGGTTACAGTTTAGTAATGTCCAAGTACCATATTTTCTCGCCTTTAACTGCACCGCCAACAGgaatttgtggaaaattttttaAAAGTGATCCCCGCATACTGTCACAAAACTAGCTTTCTTGCTGAGTTGCGAAgcaatattgtgaaacaccttaaaTGGCTGGAATCAGCACTATTCGTTTTGACTTTGGCTTCAAATGTAAAAATTATTTCTGTGCAGATAATAAGCAAGAACATTAGGTATATAAACTGGGATCAACAGAAGGAATTTTAACCACCTTTTGAAAATCGCATCGTAAGTGTGGAACTGTAGATGTGCATAATGTAAATGCTCCCCACTAAATACACTTGCCGCACTTGCACCACTAATTACACTTGCAGCACAACACACCCATGAATGTTTTCTTCCGACTAGTATGCAGCAACTCCTAGGGTCATTGTTGACGTTGCAACAACCAAATGGCACTGCTTTAGGTGATGTTTTACAAGGCGCTGAGTCTGACAAGAGCTACACTACTTGGGATGTGAAACTAAGTAACGCACGGAGATAAGCAACAACTTACAGTTTGCACCATAGTTTATCATGACCTACCAATTAGCCTAAGCCACCAGTTCTTGAAACTGAATATGATTACGATAATGGCCTTGGAGCTACCTTGCCTCTGTAGTTTCAGTAGTCACCCTGAATGTACACAACGAGCTCCAGAAATACCACTCCTGATTATGCTATGACTGTGTTGCGTGTTCTGCACGGGCCTGGTGTATTTATTCTCCACGGCAACCAAGGCAAAGCAAACTATGCCAAACAAGAGAGTGAAATAAACAGGTCCACATACCCTCGTTCCGTCACTGTTGGTCATTGGTGGAAAGGAAATGACCAGCTTGGACTCGTCTCTCAAGAAAGGATACAGGGTCTTGTCCTTGAGCAGATACAGGTACCTAGAAACATTGTGAACACTGTATTATTATAGCTTGCACAACCTTTAGTCACGTCccgggcgcatcatgagcttgaGCATTTTTATTTTCCCCTTCAAATGTGtggcttactttcagtgtgattgcaAGCATGCGCAGGGGCAAGTGGCGGCCACCGTTTATGACGCACACGATGCTCAAACTGGCTAATGGCCACCCATTTCGGCATATGATGTTGTCATTTTGGTATGTGCCATCATTTGTAGAAACGGGAAAACGATTTCTAGCCAACATTGAAAACTAATCGTAAAATTTCAGGCCGAGTGCTGCGCAGCAATGTTTGGTTCGCGCGTTCTCAGGAGCCtcaactaccgatcggcagcgttttccgaTCAAGCCGAAAAAGTGTTGCGCGGCCTCTTAAAAAGGGTTGGAAGGAGGTAAAGATTCAGTGCCATGTACTCACTTGTAAATTCCTGGGTAAGTGCttcgctttttctctttgcgcatGGCATCTGCCTCTTCCGTCATTTGACGATACAGCTCCTTCCCGCTCACTTCCTGTTTTCTTCCAAGTGGTGTAAGCTGTGCCATGGAACGATTGCCACAGTATTGAACAATGTCTCAACCAAGTGCTTTCTtaattgtagaaaaaaaaaagtgggacacTTAAAAGGCGAAGGCGTACGATTCACAGCGTAATACCATAACCTTTATCGACATGCAACCACACAGACTACTTGCGTTACGCCCACATCCACACAACATGGACACTTTCCACTGTAAATGTTTCATTTCGAGCTGTTCAGTATGATAACATACAGAGCACAGAATTTTCTAGCAATGAAGTCTGTAACCGCATGCAggactttaaaaccagcacacaCATCAAAAGCCATGACCACCCAAACATACACCACAAGAGAGAAAACTTCAGCACATGCCAATACCATTTTCCCAAACATTTTAAAAACTTCGGTGGCGGGAGCACAAGCACTAAAATCCTTGCATATAGATGTTTGTTAAATAGCTTCAAGCACCCTGTCACTATAGGCGAGATGGTTTTTAAACAAGTTCAAGTAAGCGAAATCAAAATTAGAAATATAAAGCAAGGTTAACATCTAAGAAGGCTCACCTTAAGTTTGTCAGGCTCAATGGCATCATAGTAGACATTCCCAGTTATTTTTGCTAGGTCATGAGTTGCTATTGTAGCCTCGGATCGCTTCACACAAATTGTGTCGTGTAATTTGTTCTGGAAAGTAAGAGAACATaaatgaggcaaaaaaaaaaaaaaacggtacaaAGCGAGCCTGTCTTTGTAGGAAcaagaaaataatgaaaaaatattGCGAGATTCCCACGTCGTTTCTGAACAAGTCATTGATGAAATGGATCCTCAATATTCCACTTGTTTGAGTGAAGAGTCTGACAAGTTATCTGCACTGAAAACTCATCCATGCCATTAATACTGGTATAACTTGCACTTATAATCGATGAAATAGAGTAGTTCCCAATACCGCTGGCCATTTCAAACCAACTGCTCAGAGTGCATATGTCGGATTTAATCGTAGCGCAGTGAGCCAGCTCAGTGAACACAGAGGTGTTCTTTCCGTTGAGCTAAGAGCAAGGCCAAGACAGGACAGATCACCCCAATTACCCGATTCTTCTGATTGCCCTGCGAGCTGGCGAAAGTATGGCTCAGGCAAGCTTTCTTCGAATCTGGTGCCCATAAACTTTCAGGTCAGTGCAAATTGTGTTTTACTATGGAGAAACTACAGTCGGATACAACTGCATGGGAAATCCTATACAGGTGACCAGAGCATGGCAGCTGACTGCCCTGCTACTAGAAATAGTCAGAAGCAGTGTTGCCGAATGTCCAGTTTACGACATCCATATGGAGCGCACATACGTTGACGTAGTCTTTTGTGCACCCAGCTCTCAGGTAAACATGATGCTGCCTTCTAAAGTTGTATTTGACTAGAATGGAATGTACCATAATTTGAGAGCTTGCTAAATGTTCTCACCTGCAGTGTTAAGAACTTCCGAAGCCGATTGTCCCGGTCGAGATACACATTCCGGATGATGCAGCAAACAATGTACGGCCTCACCTCCTGTACGGCATCGCTGACTATCACCACAGGGCTCTGCGAGCTCAACTGGAGCACTTCAAAGGCATTCTGCACCTGcaaacagcagcaaacaaaacagtGAGCAAAACATGAGAAAGCTATCATGGTATGGGTTAGGTTGTGTACAAAAACCAGGCGTTGGTGGTGGAACACACATGTATTGTGTTAATGCTAAGCTGAATCGTGCATTTCTATCACTTTCCTTGCAACGTAGTTCAGCATCTAATGATGCACCTACTTCcctattgcttttttttcccctATGTGTATTAGTTCTTCCTTCTTTTATTCATTATCTTTTTTAAGTGGCCTCACACTGAGGTTCATTGACTTTTCTTCATTAATTATAAGGCATGTTAGTGTAAATGGTATTCGCTTTCTGTCTAGCCTCACACATCGTCAGAGGGCTCACATCTTTGAGCATATAAAAAGTATTCTTACGATGCACGCAGGGAACCACCAGCCCCACTAGATGAATATATGCCGAATCACTTTGATCGGCGTACTTAAAATTCCGCCCTACACACATACCTGTGACAATCAAACCATTGTGTGCAATCTAGACGTCATCTTGCAAGTTCTAGAGAGCCTACAACACTTACTCTGCAGTGAGCAACAATATATTTTGTACAACTACGTATCATAACTTATCAGGCACTCGAAACTTCACCGAATGGTGGCGAGTGCTCATCGACACTGAAGGATACAGCAATACTTCCTCAAATTAGTCTCTAAATTAAAAACTGAGTGTATTAGCGCTGACCAGATGGGCATTATAAAAAATATGCCCGTGCTTATACGAAAGCGTTGCTGCATCAAAAATGACAATACATTCAACGCACCTCTTGGATGTCGACTGGAGCGCTGGCCCCTTTCTTCTTGCCTTTCTTGGAGGCACCGGACTTGTCTTGCGCGGTACCTTTCGAATCACGGGGTCCGTGACCTTTGACGTATTCCAGGACTTGCTTGTAGTGACACTGCTCGACTAGCTTCTTCAGACGCTTGTCACTCAGCGGATTGTCTTTGAGCAGCAGCTCCTTCAGCTTGCTTATGTCTCCAATCTCTCCGGGAACCTGTTTCACGGAGTTGCCGGCGAGGTCTAACAACTTGAGCGACGGTAGCGTGTTGGACAGTTTGCCCGGCAGTGTTTCTATGCTGTTGCTGTTGGCTACGAGCTCGGTGAGCTGTTCGAACCGGGTCTCGCCGGCGAGGAACGAAGGGAACTCCTCCAGCTTGTTCCTCGAGAAGTTGAACACGATAAGTCGCGTCAGCTTCGAGAACTCGTCGGGAAACGTCGTGAGGCGGTTGTTGCTCACGTTGAAGCTCTGCAGCTCTCCGAGGTTGGACAACTCGACCGGCAACTCCTCGAGGACGTTGCTGGAGACATCGAGGAACTTGAGCTTGCGCAGTTTGCCCAAGTCGGAAGGCAACTTGGAGAGTTGGTTCGCGTTCAGCACGAGCCGGGTGAGGTTGACGAGGCGAGCGATTCCGACGGGAATCTCCGGCAGACATGTGTGGCTCACCTCCAAGAAGTTGAGGTGGAAAAGGGTGTACACGGACACGTCGAAAGAGTCTTCTTCTATTCTCTTCGAGACTTCCGCGCCGCTTAACACGAGTTCGCATCGTTTTTCTGTTCGAGCGTGGTCCACTTCTTGCCACGCGGGAGCCATTTTTCGAAGACTTGTGCGGAACAAGCCGGCAGAAAGAGGGCCTAGTTTCGAATTCGGCGACTACTATTTCGACGTCGGTTCGACGTCAGGTGAATTTTCACTGACACATCGTAAATAAATATCTCGCGTAATTTCAACGAAGCGCACCGGGCCACCCAATGTAGTCTCAGTGTTTATATCACTTTCGCTTTAATACTGGCGAAGTCATGCGCACGCCAAACGTGCAGTACGTCGCATGTCTCAGAGTTTCAAAACCCTTGTCGATCATAATCGTGATACACGTTATCGCTCTGTTTACGTTGTAAGGCGCTAAAAATGTTCCAACGTTACGATCGTAAAGCTTGCGTGTTTGTTTTTAACACTGCTTGACCACACGGCATGCATTGTAATGGTGTGCAGGAACAAAGATGGGACGGAGGAGGATTGAGGATGTAAGAGTGAACAGGATGGAAaggaagagggggaggggggggtgccATTCTAGCCACTCTAGAAAGGGTGTCAGAAGTTGGAGTGAGCGTGAGGAGAAGAGAGAGGAAGAGGGGACAGTGTGATGTATAGCGTCGACTTAGTGTATACTGTAGCAAGGATGTGGGAAGGGGAAATAAATTTAAGGAGTTGTGACATGAGGATGACGGTAGACGAGGGATGAGCATTCACTTGTAAAGAATAGCAAAACAAGGTTATGGGGTAAGGGAAGTGAGGGCGAGGAGTAAAAGGTTGCATCAGCCTCGTTCACTCTTTGCACTACTGTgcgtagctgttttttttttcatttatttttaaccGTGTGTTTTTCTGGCGCGCTTTTAAGTCACCCCGGAATCTATTTTAGGTACAAATACGCCCGCGTACGTGGTTCCTGCACCCTACGTGCACGGTTGAGGTGACAGTGTGACAGGGCGCTAATAAGGGTTGCTATTTTTATCCACCTTAATTTCAGGGTGGATAAACTGGCTGTGAAAAATATGGAAGTAAGAGGGAAAGAACGATTATCATAATCGGCGTTGTATACTTATCGTACGAATTCTTGCATGCACATTTATCATTCGTCTGTTGTCCGATATGATATCGGCAGCCTGAAATTTCAGGGAAAGGTAAAGGCTTGAACTGGTGAAGTATCGTTGAACAGAGAAAGGGAGAAAGCAAGTTTATTAGAAGGCATGTTGCAGATAGGAAAAGAAGGAGATCTCGATGGAGACAACGTTTTAACAGTGCACGACTAGTCCTCAGTGCCCCCGACAGACCACCGCTTCCTCGGCAGACGTCGATGCCCCGACTTCCCAGTCTTTGATGAAAAAACCAGCAATGAAAACGTATACTTCTGCGGCAAAGTTGACTATCATCAAGAAAAAGTGCTTGAAACCCCGGTAAACAGTGACGTATTcatgaagtgtggcagcttgggctagttggtatggcatgacgatagttatagcgcgagaacaaaacgacgacacagagacaagaaggacacgaagccTGACGAAGTGAGGCAGTTATTGCTAAGGGCGGAGCTTGTCTTTTTGCAGCGCTGTATGTGGTGCTACGAACTGACACTGCGACTAAATGGAGACGGTGTCCTCTTGCTCTTCGAACAAGTCTCCGGAGGGTTTCTGGCCAGCTGACAGCCATGTATTTTCCTTCCTAGCCGGGAAGTGAGCAGTCATGCGGTCCGATGCCGCAATATGTGTTCCACGAGACGACCGAAATGACTTCCGGTCACAACATCTTCTCTGAAGATGAGACAGCGGCGTCGGAACAGATGGCGAaccgccccgctaattgagcggtGAGGTACTTGACGGCTGTGAACTTTTTTGATGCAGCCGGCTGTCTAAGCGTGAGACCCACCAACCAGCAGCCTTCCACGTCGACGGGGGAGAACCATAGTTACACAAGTGCACAATACGGTGGTCACGCCACAGTCCAGGACATTGACCGGGACGGGCGTGGGCTGCACCCTCGAAAGTGCTGTGTGTCCTGTGATTGTACAGCGCCTATCGGAGTCATTTCCCCACCTATGGATCTGGGGAAAAGAGGCTCTTCACAACCAGCCCCTGCGGGCTCATTCGGGACAAGATATGCCGTGATGTATCTTGTATCACAAGATGTTCGTCGTGTAACAAAATGCTCGCCATGTAAGTACTGTAATTAAACCTCCATAAGAAGTTTTTATTCAGTCTCTTCATGATGCCTCGGCATCTTATTCCCAGATCGCTGGTGCCTGCAAAGGCCGGTCGCAACAATGACAAGGGCTAGACGAAATTAAAATTCGTTGGACCTATTTGCGCAAATACTCTCAGTGTGTATGTGCAACAGAACATTGGACAAGCCCCGCTATCCGCCACTGCAGCGCCCCCACAACGAAGAAACGAGCTCGCAGAAGGCAAATTAAGATTTTTAGACATACGTTATTGAGAACTACACCGATAAACCGCCGGCATTGACACGGTGATAAAAACCATAGGCCGCACATAACAGCTTTACTGGTGATCATGGGTGGGCGCAGGGTTCGCCTTCAGGGGGGCGAAGGTTCCTCGCAGCGACCTCTCCCCTTTCTATcttgtcaatgtatggggcttaCTTTGTGCCCACTCTTCGCTACTCTTCCCCTCCCCCTTCCcgtgcacacgcgtatactggtgATATGGCAACGGTATTAgctagaggaaggtatataacagctgcatattgccagtacttacctacggagcagaaaactggaggcttacaaacaggtttcagcttaaatttaggacgacgcagtgagcgatggaaaggaaaatgatagatgtaaccttaaaaggacaagaagagagcggagtggatcagggaacaaaccggggtgaaggttatcatagttgaaatcaagaagaagaaatggacatgggccgggcatgtagcacgtaggcagcatacctgctggtcattaaggtagactgaattcccagagaggGCGTACgcacaaaggggagacagaaagttaggtgggcagatgagattaggaagtttgctggCATAACGTGGcaccagcaagcacaggaccgagttgactggcggaacatgggagaggtctttgtcctgcagtggacgtggtcaggcgatgatgatgatcattagCTAGAGAGTTTTTAAGTACATGCCCCAAAGTTTGAGGCCTCAGAGCCTTTTGCATGGGCTCACTTTGGGTCAAGCAGTAGGTAAAAGTTTTTTTGAATGGGGTCTGTGGTGCTTTGGACGCTCCCCCTACACCTACTCTAGGTCATTCTTGTCTTGGCCGAGGACCATCACTTGAGTGGGTCCCATCATGTTTGTTTGGCGCAAAGCTTTTGGGTCAGGCTTGGAGGCTTCCGTTAAATTCAAGAAGTAGCATCCTCAGCAGAAAGACCAAACCCTTTTTGGGTATCACGCATGCGCAGTGGTCTCAATGCTATTTCTTTGGGATACCAAAACTATTCGGGCCAATATCCGAAAACTCCCTATTTTTCCAACGTTGTAACCAAGTTGGTATCGGCCGAAGCACGCGCTTTTTGCCACCATCATAGCCTATGTGCTTCTTTCTCACGCTGTGATGTGGCCACCGCCGCGTGGCACCAATGGCCGCATCTACCGCGAGGCTTACGACTTTTACTTGCGGTTAAAACCGAAAATAGGGACGCTAACATCTTATGGGCGTCCGTCCACACCATCTCACTCGCCGGCAATGAAAAGGCGTACGGGGCGTCTCGAGGGCTCACGGACCGAGCCGCCACCGTCAATACACCGCCACCTAGGTCACGACACCGGGCGGGAAGTGGGA
The sequence above is drawn from the Rhipicephalus microplus isolate Deutch F79 chromosome 3, USDA_Rmic, whole genome shotgun sequence genome and encodes:
- the LOC119180419 gene encoding leucine-rich repeat-containing protein 47-like; amino-acid sequence: MAPAWQEVDHARTEKRCELVLSGAEVSKRIEEDSFDVSVYTLFHLNFLEVSHTCLPEIPVGIARLVNLTRLVLNANQLSKLPSDLGKLRKLKFLDVSSNVLEELPVELSNLGELQSFNVSNNRLTTFPDEFSKLTRLIVFNFSRNKLEEFPSFLAGETRFEQLTELVANSNSIETLPGKLSNTLPSLKLLDLAGNSVKQVPGEIGDISKLKELLLKDNPLSDKRLKKLVEQCHYKQVLEYVKGHGPRDSKGTAQDKSGASKKGKKKGASAPVDIQEVQNAFEVLQLSSQSPVVIVSDAVQEVRPYIVCCIIRNVYLDRDNRLRKFLTLQNKLHDTICVKRSEATIATHDLAKITGNVYYDAIEPDKLKLTPLGRKQEVSGKELYRQMTEEADAMRKEKKRSTYPGIYKYLYLLKDKTLYPFLRDESKLVISFPPMTNSDGTRISEETRNVFAEVTGNNLPFCKKVMDALLAESLQLGLGNEEALSEAGSTGDGGATTHRLQVEKVKVVDKDGNLRVVYPSKTDLVCPGVVVEQRSE